The following proteins are co-located in the Maridesulfovibrio sp. genome:
- a CDS encoding YIP1 family protein: protein MTNIQAPAVKMGVREYLESLVSIVRSPASFFESANDETGSRRALLFLMISGLFYCSVSMTYFFENSLVMGVVMMVNAVFMPALGACFSFCIMRMMTPSMASYSSVFNVYAYASGAVMVISWIPGLAVVMEPVRAILVGVGLYKTGKLGRFQSFITVVLTAVLLLLFFWTVAPLVVSIRDF from the coding sequence ATGACGAATATACAGGCACCGGCTGTGAAGATGGGAGTGAGGGAATATCTGGAATCTCTGGTCTCCATTGTACGTTCCCCTGCTTCATTTTTTGAAAGTGCAAATGATGAAACCGGCAGCAGGCGGGCTCTTCTGTTTCTTATGATTTCAGGATTGTTCTATTGCTCGGTAAGTATGACCTATTTTTTCGAAAATTCATTGGTAATGGGCGTGGTTATGATGGTCAATGCTGTGTTCATGCCTGCCTTGGGAGCCTGCTTTTCATTTTGCATCATGAGGATGATGACCCCGTCCATGGCTTCTTATTCAAGTGTCTTCAATGTTTATGCCTACGCCAGCGGAGCGGTGATGGTCATTTCATGGATACCGGGACTGGCTGTTGTCATGGAGCCTGTCCGGGCCATTCTTGTGGGGGTAGGGCTTTATAAGACCGGAAAACTGGGCAGATTCCAATCTTTCATAACAGTGGTGCTCACTGCTGTACTGCTCTTGCTGTTTTTCTGGACAGTTGCGCCGCTTGTTGTGTCAATTCGCGATTTTTAG
- a CDS encoding DASS family sodium-coupled anion symporter — protein sequence MSNSKKKATGYDKFVNWRLLIIPVVLFFVILVLPTSQGMRKVGMQYSVGPKVVTNYISEKLFGAGSAAVEQWQVLTARMMEQNMRMGALSKKRFMSRNEKWAKKYKIPVDSANFAKARDYVEKNISDEVFLKIMKSAYDLRVNDLNYSDLSKNDKKSADGGAWKIKVAIAMVVFVVFCFMTECIPLPGVAFCIGLILVFTGVVTRSQVAGLYWDDAVWFIMGSLMFATAFVKTGVDKRVCMLMFKKLAVPNVRWISLIFFVVISPLAAFISDHALAAMFLPIGMLLYQNSLTDEIPEDKELAKMLMITIAMACNVGGPGAPSGGARNVIMMTYLTDMFGMDIGYAQWIMYCMPFVVVMIPLTWVACNMLFKPRITSLAPAMRHLESEINKMGRWNRDQIWAMVIFLVMVFGWFTEKAFYNIGIYPIRLGIGVIAVAGAVAYLLAGVVNWRDYQEKVDWGVVWLYAGAIIFGRTLDQTGAAYWLAQSCIDMLAPLGMSEGLPLMLTSNGLTAVLTNLMADGPAAAAVGPITLNMASIVHPGTTFLPFMAMATAVASSFAYCLIIGTPPNAIVYASGYLEPKDYLRVGIPMWFVANILIILLTAVYWSGIGFGSLPSF from the coding sequence ATGTCAAACTCAAAGAAAAAAGCAACCGGATACGATAAGTTTGTCAACTGGAGGCTGTTGATTATTCCGGTAGTTCTGTTTTTTGTAATTCTGGTTTTGCCCACCTCACAGGGAATGAGAAAAGTCGGAATGCAATATTCAGTAGGTCCGAAGGTTGTAACCAATTACATAAGCGAAAAACTTTTCGGTGCTGGAAGTGCCGCTGTTGAACAATGGCAGGTGCTTACGGCGCGCATGATGGAACAGAACATGCGTATGGGCGCTTTAAGCAAGAAACGCTTTATGAGCCGCAACGAAAAGTGGGCTAAGAAATATAAGATTCCGGTTGATTCTGCCAACTTCGCTAAGGCCAGAGATTACGTAGAGAAAAATATCTCTGACGAGGTCTTTCTGAAGATTATGAAAAGTGCTTACGACCTGCGTGTAAATGATTTGAATTATTCAGATCTTTCAAAGAATGATAAGAAGAGCGCTGACGGCGGGGCATGGAAAATCAAAGTTGCCATTGCCATGGTCGTGTTTGTCGTCTTCTGCTTCATGACCGAGTGCATACCGCTACCGGGAGTAGCTTTTTGTATCGGATTGATTCTTGTCTTCACCGGAGTTGTTACCAGAAGCCAAGTGGCCGGTTTGTACTGGGATGACGCAGTCTGGTTTATCATGGGTTCACTCATGTTCGCGACAGCATTCGTCAAGACAGGGGTGGATAAGCGGGTGTGTATGCTCATGTTCAAGAAACTGGCTGTGCCCAATGTCCGCTGGATCTCCCTTATTTTCTTTGTCGTGATCAGTCCGCTGGCTGCCTTTATCTCCGACCATGCCCTTGCCGCAATGTTTCTTCCCATCGGTATGCTGCTTTATCAGAACAGCCTTACCGATGAGATTCCTGAAGACAAGGAACTGGCAAAGATGCTTATGATAACCATCGCTATGGCCTGTAACGTAGGTGGTCCCGGTGCTCCTTCGGGCGGTGCGCGCAACGTAATCATGATGACCTATCTTACCGACATGTTCGGTATGGACATTGGTTATGCGCAGTGGATCATGTACTGCATGCCTTTTGTTGTGGTCATGATTCCGCTTACCTGGGTGGCTTGTAACATGCTTTTCAAGCCTCGGATCACATCGTTGGCTCCGGCCATGCGCCATCTTGAAAGCGAAATCAATAAGATGGGCCGCTGGAACAGGGATCAGATCTGGGCCATGGTAATTTTCCTCGTCATGGTTTTCGGCTGGTTCACAGAAAAAGCTTTCTACAACATCGGCATCTACCCGATTCGTCTTGGTATCGGTGTAATCGCGGTTGCCGGTGCGGTGGCTTACCTGCTGGCCGGAGTTGTTAACTGGCGTGACTATCAGGAAAAGGTCGACTGGGGTGTTGTCTGGCTCTACGCCGGTGCAATCATCTTCGGTAGAACTCTTGACCAGACCGGTGCGGCATATTGGCTGGCCCAGTCCTGCATCGACATGCTGGCTCCGCTGGGTATGAGTGAAGGGCTTCCCCTGATGCTGACCTCCAACGGTCTTACCGCGGTGCTGACCAACCTGATGGCTGACGGACCTGCCGCCGCCGCAGTAGGACCTATCACCCTGAATATGGCCAGTATCGTGCATCCCGGCACAACATTCCTTCCCTTTATGGCCATGGCTACCGCAGTGGCATCATCATTTGCATACTGCCTGATCATCGGAACTCCCCCCAACGCGATTGTCTACGCCTCCGGTTATCTGGAACCGAAGGATTACCTGCGGGTAGGCATTCCCATGTGGTTTGTTGCGAATATTCTCATCATCCTGCTCACAGCGGTTTACTGGAGCGGAATAGGTTTCGGCAGCCTACCTTCCTTCTAA
- a CDS encoding response regulator gives MEIIKVLMVDDEERFRETTAKILKRKGFETMLAASGEEALDMLSHSPDVIILDVRMGGMNGHETLEKIREKDPDIPIIMLTGHGDISGAKKAYSAGAYDYLAKPCDIDLLAAKINDAFHSVAKVKLSEKLVGSVMIPLDEYTEIAADSTVSEAIAALRKSMQGLVATNRLMESGHRSVIARNADGSTAGILSPRDLLYAVLPEYLSAPKPSTADSLQYSAMFWDGQFTTLAEKLAGRTVRSLLSGEFLTIESSANLMDATNALITTGKRRIIVQENGIDVGIVREQELFYEIARIISFR, from the coding sequence ATGGAGATTATCAAAGTCCTCATGGTTGATGATGAGGAGCGTTTTCGCGAGACAACTGCGAAGATTCTTAAGCGTAAAGGCTTCGAAACGATGCTTGCAGCTAGTGGAGAAGAGGCTCTGGATATGTTGTCCCATTCGCCGGATGTCATCATTCTTGATGTCAGGATGGGCGGAATGAACGGTCATGAAACCCTCGAAAAGATTCGTGAAAAGGATCCGGATATTCCGATCATTATGCTTACAGGGCATGGCGATATTTCAGGGGCTAAAAAGGCCTACTCCGCAGGTGCTTATGACTATCTGGCAAAGCCCTGCGACATCGATCTGCTCGCAGCCAAAATCAATGATGCATTCCACAGTGTTGCTAAAGTGAAGCTGTCGGAAAAGTTGGTCGGAAGTGTGATGATTCCCCTTGATGAGTACACGGAGATCGCAGCGGACAGCACCGTAAGTGAGGCCATTGCTGCTTTGCGGAAGTCAATGCAGGGGTTGGTTGCAACAAATCGGCTCATGGAGTCTGGGCACCGTTCTGTAATCGCAAGGAACGCGGACGGCAGTACTGCAGGTATCCTCAGTCCCCGAGACCTGCTTTATGCAGTTCTTCCTGAATACCTTTCAGCACCGAAGCCTTCCACCGCGGACAGTCTTCAATATTCGGCAATGTTTTGGGATGGCCAATTCACAACTCTTGCAGAGAAGCTTGCGGGCAGGACTGTTCGCTCTCTGCTGTCTGGAGAGTTCCTGACTATTGAATCCTCGGCGAACCTTATGGATGCGACTAATGCCCTTATCACCACAGGCAAGAGACGCATTATCGTTCAAGAGAACGGCATAGATGTAGGCATCGTCAGGGAGCAGGAACTCTTTTACGAAATAGCTCGAATTATTTCGTTCAGATAA
- a CDS encoding response regulator, translating to MRNTRIMLVDDEERLLCTTKKLFEKLGFEVLTCSSGKEALELLEQTDVHVVFLDIKMPGMDGIETLQRIKKKFPFVEVVILTGHASMEAAVEGLKLGAFDFLIKPVSMKELLENVEEASAKINRQKKRFLSARKENPA from the coding sequence ATGAGGAACACAAGAATCATGCTTGTAGATGACGAGGAGCGTCTGCTTTGCACTACCAAGAAGCTTTTCGAGAAATTGGGATTTGAAGTCTTAACCTGCTCGTCAGGGAAAGAAGCACTCGAATTGCTGGAGCAGACAGATGTGCACGTTGTCTTTCTTGACATCAAAATGCCGGGCATGGACGGCATCGAAACTTTGCAGCGAATCAAAAAGAAGTTCCCGTTTGTGGAGGTAGTTATCCTGACAGGGCACGCCTCAATGGAGGCGGCGGTAGAAGGCTTGAAATTGGGTGCATTCGATTTCTTGATCAAACCGGTGAGTATGAAGGAGCTGCTTGAAAACGTAGAGGAGGCATCAGCAAAAATAAACAGACAGAAGAAACGATTTCTTTCGGCCCGGAAGGAAAATCCAGCATAG
- a CDS encoding sensor histidine kinase, translating into MERTRKYHGIRRVLLFSMIVVPFVPLIVAATIGYYSHVRSMEQLAMSAVRLAAADHGEMVNFFLNERRADLMESLDLLGGEIKDTARVRDILGELRSLRRDMYSDLGLIDPEGNQVAYVGEYPLENKNYLDSGWYKETVSNGYNISDIYLGLRGVPHLNVSVSKLIDNKEWVLRATLRPAALRRIVEKVNIGVSGEAYIINSANRLQTSRRSGGDIFDRDSYLYPDQKDGVITFDGSENDEAYIFATTSLNNGKWRLVVRQKHSDAFRSSSSALYLILAILICGGSVLVLLAVVASNKVYEMLTRQADTVCALEAQFLRAAKLAELGEMSAGFAHEINNPLQIMKSDLALLEMLLQEEIERIGEGENSTEIAQINRQLKLQIDRCAGITRQILNFGRQNKPEFKKINMVDYLPQVAKMVEKKAELEGIRFIIDVDRRTPSVLADQGLLQQVMVNLLNNAIHAVVEEHGPENGEIVIAAGEDQNGNAIIKVCDNGVGIHEKDMERIFLPFYSTKKNSDGTGLGLAVCHTVIDSLGGRMKVKSERHKGTEFSIILPAFS; encoded by the coding sequence GTGGAAAGAACACGCAAGTATCACGGAATAAGAAGGGTGCTCCTGTTCTCGATGATAGTTGTCCCCTTTGTTCCGTTAATTGTGGCGGCAACTATCGGTTATTACTCTCATGTAAGGTCGATGGAGCAGCTGGCGATGTCCGCAGTCAGACTGGCGGCGGCTGACCATGGCGAAATGGTGAACTTTTTCCTGAACGAACGCAGAGCCGATCTGATGGAATCATTGGACTTGCTTGGAGGTGAGATCAAGGACACGGCAAGAGTCAGGGATATACTGGGAGAATTGCGAAGTTTAAGGAGAGATATGTATTCCGATCTGGGGTTGATTGATCCTGAAGGCAATCAAGTGGCGTATGTCGGAGAATACCCGCTTGAAAACAAGAACTACCTGGATTCAGGGTGGTATAAGGAAACGGTCAGCAATGGGTACAATATCAGTGATATTTATCTCGGATTAAGGGGAGTACCGCATTTGAATGTATCTGTATCAAAGCTGATTGATAATAAAGAGTGGGTGTTGCGGGCCACTTTGCGTCCCGCTGCGCTAAGAAGGATCGTGGAAAAGGTCAATATAGGTGTGTCCGGGGAAGCATATATAATCAACAGCGCTAATAGATTACAGACTTCCCGGCGTAGTGGGGGGGACATTTTTGACCGGGACAGTTATCTTTATCCGGATCAGAAGGATGGGGTTATAACTTTCGACGGTTCAGAGAATGATGAAGCATACATCTTTGCCACGACCAGTCTTAATAACGGAAAATGGCGGCTAGTAGTTCGTCAAAAGCATTCCGATGCTTTCCGCTCCAGCAGCAGTGCCCTGTATCTGATCCTTGCCATATTGATTTGCGGAGGATCGGTTCTGGTCCTGCTGGCGGTAGTTGCCAGTAATAAGGTGTACGAAATGTTAACCCGACAGGCAGATACAGTCTGCGCCCTTGAAGCCCAGTTCCTGCGTGCAGCCAAGCTTGCTGAGCTAGGGGAGATGTCAGCCGGGTTCGCTCATGAAATAAATAATCCTCTGCAGATAATGAAAAGTGATCTGGCTCTGCTTGAGATGTTGCTGCAGGAGGAGATAGAAAGAATCGGGGAAGGTGAGAACAGCACTGAAATTGCGCAAATTAATCGTCAATTGAAGTTGCAGATTGATCGTTGCGCAGGAATTACGCGCCAAATTCTCAATTTCGGACGTCAGAACAAACCGGAATTTAAAAAGATAAACATGGTGGATTATCTTCCTCAGGTTGCCAAGATGGTGGAGAAGAAAGCTGAATTGGAAGGGATCAGGTTCATTATTGATGTGGACAGGCGAACACCTTCTGTTCTTGCGGATCAAGGCCTTTTGCAACAGGTTATGGTTAATTTGTTGAATAATGCCATTCACGCTGTGGTGGAAGAACATGGTCCCGAGAACGGCGAAATTGTGATTGCTGCAGGTGAGGATCAAAATGGAAATGCTATAATCAAAGTTTGCGATAATGGGGTTGGCATTCACGAAAAAGATATGGAGCGCATTTTCTTACCCTTCTATTCCACGAAGAAAAACAGTGACGGGACCGGACTGGGACTTGCTGTCTGCCATACTGTAATAGATTCACTTGGCGGACGGATGAAGGTTAAAAGTGAACGGCATAAGGGTACTGAATTCAGCATTATCCTGCCGGCATTCAGTTAG
- a CDS encoding sigma-54 dependent transcriptional regulator gives MSEYAQTTEQKNSDMISPKRLWNRTGLRGKLLLSLLPTILIIILIVGAASYKVSKDYIRIALGRTVAMQNLAIVHDIEIFMTDCATDLRYFALSKQKSEDISLQFQNRITAGGIPYYELAYIPASTGKPQILVNRNGMVMELDEAALDRVSPNPMLELEKLSSLKNAEVQPSYIREVTYPVQSGRNGNMLVKEKVIRFYIKTSDSDGHFDGIMFLSVKAEKLRNFLTLYDSEKSPLWSFQRSNELRFSYFVDPQGWILFQSIPKEDGTSELTSFLARQDYQGTLGKAEHNVAFRPSEIHADYWERIEKIQKKEKGLEFLFHESGQHSATIPTLAYAPVCFKKTPGGEAEVYGAIIYTDRSVLPKVAGYDFMSILLVVSGIAVAATILVVLFFGRALTKPIREFAAVMADQTSLDQLKEVDLPYKDNDLQVLQKAFNRIIRHVNSQYILMKAKDEKLVAINSQEKADLKKEIQALSNLDVTVIPEIIGYGKQINNLKNEILKAAEVDVDVLIYGETGTGKQLVAEAVHNNSARREKPFISVNCGALDENLLLDALFGHVKGAFSDAKTDRNGAFIEAHGGTLFLDEIQSASLKVQQSLLRAIASRRLKPLGSDKEISFDIRIIVATNADLTILIKEKLFREDLYYRLKVLMIQTPALREHPESIPLLSLYYIKQAEHLTDKKDIALSRGAVAKLTGYQWPGNVRELVNSITRAVVMANNKLIQADEIRLEGESWSYAEDKHSETMKEPPSSESTVSHNEDMLEESMEPDQSQSTSLNERQIKAWKVIRTMNSVSRNEYQKIVGGRLPSRTAIYDLQILVKAGKLRKTGRGPSTRYIVD, from the coding sequence ATGTCTGAATATGCACAGACCACAGAACAGAAAAACAGCGATATGATCTCTCCCAAGAGACTCTGGAACAGGACTGGTCTGCGCGGTAAACTGCTGCTGTCGCTGCTGCCTACAATCCTGATCATCATTCTTATCGTGGGGGCAGCTTCCTACAAAGTTTCTAAGGACTACATCAGGATAGCTCTCGGCAGGACAGTGGCAATGCAAAACCTTGCAATTGTCCACGACATAGAAATATTCATGACTGATTGCGCAACAGACCTTCGTTATTTCGCCCTAAGTAAACAAAAAAGCGAAGACATCAGCCTGCAATTTCAAAACAGGATCACGGCCGGAGGAATTCCCTATTATGAATTGGCGTATATCCCGGCCTCCACCGGAAAACCTCAGATACTGGTCAACAGAAACGGCATGGTTATGGAGCTTGATGAAGCAGCCCTGGACAGGGTCAGTCCCAACCCGATGCTGGAGCTTGAAAAGCTATCATCATTAAAAAATGCCGAAGTTCAGCCTTCTTATATCCGTGAAGTCACCTATCCTGTACAAAGCGGCAGAAACGGAAATATGCTGGTGAAAGAGAAAGTAATCCGCTTTTACATAAAAACATCAGACAGTGACGGGCACTTTGACGGAATAATGTTTCTCTCAGTTAAGGCAGAAAAACTACGAAATTTCCTAACCTTATATGACTCGGAAAAGTCACCGTTATGGTCATTTCAGCGAAGCAACGAACTGCGCTTCAGCTATTTCGTCGACCCGCAAGGCTGGATACTCTTCCAGTCGATTCCAAAGGAAGACGGAACCTCAGAGCTCACCTCATTTCTCGCAAGGCAGGATTATCAAGGCACTCTCGGTAAGGCTGAACACAATGTAGCCTTCCGCCCAAGCGAAATTCACGCGGACTACTGGGAAAGAATCGAAAAAATACAAAAGAAAGAAAAAGGGCTGGAATTTTTATTTCACGAATCCGGGCAACATTCCGCGACAATCCCTACGCTTGCATATGCTCCCGTATGCTTCAAAAAGACTCCCGGAGGCGAAGCAGAAGTATACGGTGCCATTATCTATACCGACCGTAGTGTTCTGCCAAAGGTTGCGGGCTATGATTTCATGAGTATCCTGCTGGTCGTATCCGGTATCGCGGTTGCTGCAACAATTCTGGTCGTTCTCTTTTTCGGCAGGGCACTGACCAAGCCTATTCGGGAATTCGCTGCTGTAATGGCAGACCAGACCTCACTGGATCAACTTAAAGAAGTTGATTTACCATACAAAGACAATGATTTGCAGGTACTGCAAAAAGCCTTCAACAGAATTATAAGACACGTTAACAGCCAATATATTTTAATGAAAGCCAAAGACGAAAAGCTTGTGGCCATCAACAGTCAGGAAAAAGCCGATCTTAAAAAGGAGATTCAAGCCCTTTCAAATCTTGATGTCACAGTCATTCCGGAAATTATAGGTTACGGAAAACAGATCAATAACCTTAAGAATGAAATTCTCAAAGCCGCCGAAGTCGACGTTGATGTCCTTATTTACGGCGAAACAGGAACAGGCAAACAGTTGGTGGCCGAAGCAGTCCACAACAACAGTGCCCGCCGTGAAAAGCCTTTCATTTCAGTCAACTGTGGCGCACTGGATGAAAATCTCCTCCTTGATGCACTCTTTGGGCATGTCAAAGGAGCATTTTCAGATGCAAAGACCGACCGTAACGGGGCTTTCATAGAAGCTCATGGCGGCACATTATTCCTTGATGAAATTCAGTCAGCTTCGCTGAAAGTTCAACAATCACTGTTGCGGGCTATTGCTTCGCGCCGGCTCAAACCGCTGGGTAGTGACAAGGAAATAAGCTTTGATATCAGGATCATCGTTGCTACCAACGCAGACCTTACAATCTTGATTAAAGAAAAGCTCTTCAGGGAAGACCTATACTACCGGCTCAAAGTTCTCATGATCCAAACTCCTGCGCTGCGCGAACATCCGGAAAGCATTCCCTTGTTAAGCCTGTACTATATTAAGCAGGCCGAGCACCTTACCGACAAAAAAGATATTGCACTCAGCCGTGGGGCTGTTGCCAAGCTTACAGGCTACCAATGGCCCGGAAACGTCCGCGAACTGGTCAACAGCATCACAAGAGCTGTCGTTATGGCTAACAACAAGCTCATTCAGGCCGACGAAATCAGGCTCGAAGGAGAAAGCTGGTCATATGCAGAAGACAAGCACTCCGAAACGATGAAAGAACCGCCCTCCTCCGAAAGCACAGTTTCTCATAATGAAGATATGCTTGAAGAAAGCATGGAGCCGGATCAATCTCAAAGCACTTCCCTTAATGAACGCCAGATCAAGGCATGGAAAGTTATCCGCACAATGAATTCCGTTTCCCGAAACGAATATCAAAAGATAGTAGGCGGAAGACTTCCATCCCGGACTGCCATTTATGACTTGCAGATACTGGTCAAAGCCGGAAAACTCCGAAAGACAGGACGAGGACCTTCAACCCGTTATATTGTGGATTAA